GTAGACAGTGAGTCCTTTGGCCTGGCAGGCTGCTGTGTAAGCAGCGAGTGTCTTGCATTGCATGCTCCCTTTGCCCTGGTGAAGACAAACATCATAAAGGCAGCCTTGGTAGAATGTGCTCGGGTTAATGCCGGCGATGCAGTCACGGAAGGGACCGGAAGGGTCGTTCAACAGGCCGCAGTAGGCGTTTGTCTCGTACTGAATCTTCTGGGTGAGGTCACAGTTGGGGCAGGGGCCTGTGCAGCCGTTCACACAACCGGGAATTTCAGCCACACGCCAGCTTTGACCCAGTTCCTCTACCGTCTTCGCCACCAGACCGTTCTTCAGCAACATGTCGTCAGTGACGTTGCCGTTGAAGTTTCCACACAGTCCGCACATGTCACCCTGGTAGGTGTTGGGCACTGTCACCGTCACCGCAGAATTCCAGTCGTAGGACACCTTCAGCCTAAAGTCTGTCTCAATCACAGCAAAGAAACCACTCCTGTAGATCTGCACCTTGTTTGAATTCAGGTTTACAGGCAGGTTGTTTAGTTCTCCGTTAACCTATGGAGTGAACAGAATTATTTAAttaatattaaataaacattAATTGGCAAACTGATGAGTGGCATTAACCACCTTTTTTTAACTAAATGACAGCTTATGAAGTTTTATAGCAAAGGAACTCTTATGTCGATGAGAAGGAATTTTCAACATATATGGAACTCTTTCAATCCCACTGTTGCCAACCCACAGCATTATTTTAAGCTGAGGCAATGATGCCTATAGtgcctttacatttacatttagtcatttagcagacgcttttgtccaaagcgacgtacaagggagagaacagtcaagctacgagagtcaatagagacctagtgtaacaataaatactattttacataagaaaaaaagtgcaggaatgtaactgctgtaagtgcaagttaagtacaactagaagtgcaagttaggaagggaagtACCTCTCTGATGAGTTGGGAATAAAGGAATAAAGAATACAAATAATTTCAATAAAATGGAAAGATCTATCCTAGTATGTGGAATATTACACACAGAACTCACCATGACCACACCAGGTCTGTCCTCACTGATCACAATAGTGTTGCCGTACACTTTGACTTCCAACAGCTTTGTACTCGAACCCTTTTGCTTATTACGGCCGTCATTCTGCACAATGACATCAAACGGCTCTAAGCCTGCCTTCTTCGAGCAGACCCCAGCCAGTTCATACACACAGGTGCCTTGGAAGTCAAAGGCCTCCCCATCAAAGGTGAGGTAGTGAGGGTCACCAGAGACCAGACAAGTGCCGTAATGCACTGGATAGCAGTCCCGGATACCACTAACCACTGTGCACCCCTGGCCCAAGGGGCAGTTCGTCTCTTCTTTGTCCAGTTGGCCCCCCACGTTGCAGATTAATTTTTGAGTGCACTGATCGTCAGCCCAGAAGGCCTCTCCAGGTTGGACATAGCGCCCGTTATACTGGCAGCCACACTCCTCCTTGCGTATGCATTTGTCGCCACTACGGAAGTAGCCTTCATCACAAGCGCAGGTTTGCACACAAGGGGTTTTGCATGTGGAGGGGGCAGATGGATCCTCACAAGTTGCTGGACAGGCTTCCCCACAGTACTCAAAGTGGCTGTGCTCTGGACATCTGGGATCAGCTGCGAGGTGGACACAGTATAGGGTATTTTGAACTATCAGTTGAATTAGTCCAATCTCAAGTGCATTTCAAGAAGACATGAACTTTCAGACTGGCGAATGCAACTTTAAATAACTGACAACCCTGATTTTGTGACAATcaacattcattttgaattgCTTATCGCTACTTACGACAGCGAGCAATGCGTCTCCAGTCATGGACCTCAACCCCAGCTCTTTGGCAGGCATCTGTGTAGACTTGCAACATGTCGCAGATGTAGTCCTTCATCTCACCACCTCGACAGTAGTCAAACTTGCACATGTCAAAGAAGACGTGTGGTTCGATAACAGCATGGCAGTTCTTGAACTGAAGATTTAGAATTGGGGTCATGACCCCACAGAACACATCTCCTGCTAGACCTTTCATAAAACTGCAGCCCCTGCAGTCACCAGTGCACTCATCTTGGCAGTATTGTGCACCTTTCTGGTCTGGCACAATCCAGCTATTTCCCATTTCCCCTATACTCTCTGCCTTCAAGCCACCTTGTTTGATGAGATCGTTGTCTTTTTGTCCGTCAAAGTTACCGCACATGCCGCAGACTTTTCCCATGAAACTGCTGGGCACGGTGATTTTGACGTACTCCTCCCAGTCATACTGCACAGTCAGCCCAAAGTCTGTCCAGAGGATCACTGACAGACCACTCTGCACCAGATTCAGTTGACCTTGGGGACGTTTCAAGGTCACGGGAAGGCTCCACACCTCATAGTTGACCTGGAAGTTAAACGGAGGATTTCAGGTATCTGCTAGCATTGTTAGATGCCTTCCAAGGTAAGAATCAGTATGACCACTGCAAAAATTCAGCtttaaaaaacaagaaaaaatatatataaaatgggggatatattacttaaaatagtTATTGCCGAGAGAACAGGAAAATTTGACTTACCAGGATTTGTTTTAAAAGGACCCAAAAATATCttaaactagtgtggccagactaaaaacaagtacatttgtcttgattctgactttacaaagcagttttgtacttgttAGTGGTGATCAAACTAGTTTAAAGCATTAACTTGCTAGAACCAGTAAtacaatctcagtaacaagttattaTACCTttttaagataattaaggagtgaaacgcttgaagcaactgaaatgctctaacataaaaaaggCCCGGTAAGAAGAAAtgtcttgtcagacaaaaaacaagcatataccGCCTTGatataagatatttcatcttactaagatttcaatTTTTGCAGTGAAAATCGTCTGATTCGGCATTAACTCACCCTGACCATGCTGATCTCGTTGCGGACCATTTCAATAACTTGGTCAAAAACTTTAATGGTGATCTGACCAACTGCGGTGAGGAGTGATTTGGCACTTTTCTCATTTTTCACAGACACTTCGAAGAGCGGGTGGGTTTGATCACCAATGCAGTTCTTGGCCAGGATGTATGAGCAGTTGCCCATGAAGCTGTAGTAATAGTTATCAAAGGTGCGATAGTGGGGGTCCCCCATAGCCCAGCAGGTCCCCGTCTCTGTGGGTACAATGGCTGGACCTGCAGAACTTTGACCTGGAAAAAAACCtccttgttaaaaaaaaaagcagttcaTCCACTAAAGCCCTGACACTACGGCCTGTTTGTCAAAGGATTCAATAAATACTGTTCAAATGGTTTAATCTATTAGCAAGTTCAGAATCCACAGGGATTATGGAAAGTTTGCTAAGCATTTCAGGCAATATCATGCCTACACAGGGCAATGCAGTGTACAGCCATTGTGTGGGTTTATCAGTGAAGCTATTCAGCTTTGTCAGTCAGCACACATGGGCAGGTCACAGCATGGGCGAGGGCCAAATGGGGCCAACGTCGAATAGCTAAATGAGGATAAATCAGAACCCAAAATATATGTGCAATCGGCAATATAGGATTATCTTGCAAGTTTGTGATCCTGTAGTTTGCCTGTAGATATTACACCAAATGAATTAGCTAAATAGAACATCTATTTAACAGGAAGGACATTGAAGCAGTAACGGCCAACAACAAAACGTACCACTGAAATCTCTATTTGAAATATCTTGAAGTGCCTATATGTACTTTTTTGATGTGccttgttctgttttgtgtttttgtgtagtgTAAGTGGAAAAGACAATACAAAAATGTGTCAAAAAAAAGAAGGACATTGAAGGATCTTGTCAAAAAAAGTCAGGGCTCAGATGTGAAAGCTTGAGTGGCTGTCTTACACTGGCTGGAATACACTGCCGGTGTCAGAGCCTATACAGGGCTACCTAATGACAAATGAGGCCCTTTCATTCTCAAGGGCTTTTGTTCCATTGCCCATTGTGGGATAAGGAGTAGAGGTGTGATTCTAGCTGGTTAggttaaataaatagaaaaccTTTCTAGCCTGATTTGCAGAGAAGGAAATTCTTACTTATCACTTTTCACAAAGGACGTAGGTGTAGCCCGATATGGTAAACACACCTTCCTTCACCCAACATTAATGCTATTAATTAGGCATTTGCAAATACAGCGATGTCTGACTCCAGTAAACTTGCTGATAGCCTATCAGACACTGATACCAACTTTAAAaaatttaagtaatttaattaCAATCTTGATAAAACAAGCAATGCTTATTCAAGAGATTGTTTGATACACTATTGCTTGGAAAGTTCCACAATCAAAGTTCCACAATCTAAATCTAAGATTCGTAGTTGACCTCCACGCTCTCCACGCTCTCCACCTTCTCAGTCTCGCCAGATTGCATTTGTGCTGCCATATtacatttgttatttatttcCACTTGCCTCAGGTTTAAAGTCATCAttgaaaagaaatatatacCACACTACAATGACGTTTGTAGccctttggacacacacacatacacacacattattgttctaccacctgattggttgaagtcttttttttacaaacccATGCTGCTTTGTATGCAGTCATGTCAAAAGCACTTCTACATAGTCTCACTGGAGGCAATTGCGAATGTGTAAAATGGAACTGAAATGTATGAAATTCAAATGTAATTCTAATTCTTGCACGTCATGGTATATAAAGGTATAGAAAGGTATTCATACTGGTGTAATTCATTCACCCCAACACAGATCAGTCATGGGGAGATCACAAGTTATAGGTCATTTAGGACTTACCACAGAGGACAAGAGCTGCAAGGCAGCACAGTATTCCTCTCAGCTCCATTTCCGCACACAAGAGATGCAATTTGGTTTCCCGGTCAACACCTGAAAAAATGTGCGGTTGGTCATGACTTTTCATAATGTACTAATGCAGCATTAAATGCAACATGATACACTGTAAgtacacattacattttcacaaaatagGAATAGTTTTTAAATACTTTGCATTCAAGTTAAAGAATTGAATCATGCCTGGATTAGATGCATACAGCCAACACAAGAGTGCAAATTAGAATCTGAAGCAGAATGCGTTGAATGGCTGTAACACTATCTGTAAGCTGTAGGAGTAGATTCATGTATCACAGAAGTGGCCTTACCTGTCAACTGGAGCAAAATCTCAACAGGTGATCCGGCCTTAAATTGCATATGGCACAGAgtcatcagccaatcaacagcaGCCTGACTACCTTTCTGATTACCCAGTTGGTATCTATATGCTCACGTGCCGTCGTACTGGACATCAAAGACAAGTAGTAACACATGGCTATTTAATTATCCAGTTCAATGTCCACTAGTTGATAAGTTAGGATAAACAAAACAACCAGTTAGGATCATCAAAACAACTCGAAAGCATGGAATGTAAATATTGTGTCATTGGGAATCTCAATGCAAaactattttcttttaaatGGTCATCTGAATCTGTGCATCTAAACCTGGTTCACATTTTGTTGATTTAACATTGTATAATGTTAAACATGTATTGTTATCCTAATGGAAAGATGAATTATTCCTTATATAAGTGTCTTGGCTAGTGCGTTTAAAGAATAGCATGAGATTTCTCAAATGTTAACAAGTCTGAAGTAAtact
The sequence above is drawn from the Clupea harengus chromosome 19, Ch_v2.0.2, whole genome shotgun sequence genome and encodes:
- the LOC105904912 gene encoding IgGFc-binding protein-like — its product is MGDPHYRTFDNYYYSFMGNCSYILAKNCIGDQTHPLFEVSVKNEKSAKSLLTAVGQITIKVFDQVIEMVRNEISMVRVNYEVWSLPVTLKRPQGQLNLVQSGLSVILWTDFGLTVQYDWEEYVKITVPSSFMGKVCGMCGNFDGQKDNDLIKQGGLKFKNCHAVIEPHVFFDMCKFDYCRGGEMKDYICDMLQVYTDACQRAGVEVHDWRRIARCRYFRSGDKCIRKEECGCQYNGRYVQPGEAFWADDQCTQKLICNVGGQLDKEETNCPLGQGCTVVSGIRDCYPVHYGTCLVSGDPHYLTFDGEAFDFQGTCVYELAGVCSKKAGLEPFDVIVQNDGRNKQKGSSTKLLEVKVYGNTIVISEDRPGVVMVNGELNNLPVNLNSNKVQIYRSGFFAVIETDFRLKVSYDWNSAVTVTVPNTYQGDMCGLCGNFNGNVTDDMLLKNGLVAKTVEELGQSWRVAEIPGCVNGCTGPCPNCDLTQKIQYETNAYCGLLNDPSGPFRDCIAGINPSTFYQGCLYDVCLHQGKGSMQCKTLAAYTAACQAKGLTVYPWRTATLCNAQCPSNSHYEVCDKGCGTTCQSTTTAGTCKGPCQEGCACNRGFLLSGDQCVPVEQCGCQYKGRYYKAGKTFYPDGLCAEECVCSGTGVSCKKFSCGPSEKCDVKSGVRSCQAIGQGVCSISGDPHYNTFDNQTYNFMGTCTYVAAEGCHLDGTHLTPFSVVVENEKWYDMSDDPKVSVAKLVAVTVYGNTIIMRRNQIGLVMVNGVMMNVPLNLNDEQIVVKQVGSNYVISTDFGLKVTYDLVYHVTVTVPGNYRDKTCGLCGNFNGNKDDEFQLPDGKMTKDVTTFGASWKVGVPGVVCEDGCVGDSCPKCPASEMKEIDSDCSILTDPKGPFAVCHAVIDPASYFRDCVYDVCVAGAKGHTQMLCHSINAYVIDCQDIGTKVLNWRSQSLCRKYALLLFACRSLLSLYN